The following proteins are co-located in the Pseudomonas cavernae genome:
- a CDS encoding FKBP-type peptidyl-prolyl cis-trans isomerase: MSRHFFLCFCLFAPLLHASEQQQDLAYSLGARLGERLQQEVPDLPLESLLEGLRQAYRGEPLRLEDQRIEQLLAEHAARLAAAPPSMDAAHAAERRFLANEKAKAGVRELAGGVLRSELQGGQGSKPGPHSNVQVRYVGRLADGSVFDESSTPQWFRLDSVISGWRTALQEMPSGAKWRLVIPSTEAYGAEGVGDLIPPYAPLVFELELLGVSN; encoded by the coding sequence ATGTCGCGCCATTTTTTCCTCTGCTTTTGCCTGTTCGCACCCTTGCTGCACGCCAGCGAACAACAGCAGGATCTGGCCTACAGCCTGGGCGCGCGACTGGGCGAACGGCTGCAGCAGGAAGTCCCGGACTTACCGCTTGAGTCGCTGCTCGAGGGTTTGCGCCAGGCCTACCGCGGCGAGCCGCTGAGGCTGGAGGATCAGCGTATCGAACAACTGCTCGCCGAGCATGCGGCGCGCCTCGCTGCGGCACCGCCGAGTATGGATGCGGCCCATGCCGCCGAGCGCCGCTTCCTCGCCAACGAGAAAGCCAAAGCCGGTGTGCGCGAGCTGGCGGGCGGCGTGTTGCGCAGCGAGCTACAAGGCGGCCAGGGCAGCAAACCCGGACCGCACAGCAACGTGCAGGTGCGTTATGTGGGACGTCTGGCCGATGGCAGCGTGTTCGATGAAAGCAGCACGCCGCAGTGGTTCCGCCTCGACAGCGTGATCAGCGGCTGGCGCACGGCATTACAGGAAATGCCCAGCGGGGCGAAATGGCGCCTGGTGATTCCCTCCACCGAGGCCTATGGCGCCGAAGGTGTGGGCGATCTGATTCCGCCCTACGCACCGCTGGTGTTCGAACTGGAATTGCTCGGCGTCAGCAACTGA
- the rsd gene encoding sigma D regulator produces MLESCQNAQERWGGVNLLIDRWLQERHDLVSAFQTLQSNAQPAAANAEAIQRFCEILVDYVSAGHFEVYEQLNGEAKAFGDQRGLELAKQIYPRIEAITEAALAFNDRCDNGDCRDTTGISTELKRLGQLLHERFELEDCLIEVLHNAHRQSASTAV; encoded by the coding sequence ATGCTCGAGAGCTGTCAGAACGCCCAGGAACGTTGGGGTGGGGTCAACCTGCTAATCGACCGTTGGTTGCAGGAGCGCCACGACTTGGTGAGCGCCTTCCAGACCTTGCAGAGTAATGCGCAACCAGCGGCTGCCAATGCCGAAGCCATACAGCGCTTCTGCGAGATTCTGGTGGACTATGTGTCGGCCGGACATTTCGAGGTCTACGAACAATTGAACGGCGAGGCCAAGGCCTTTGGCGATCAGCGTGGATTGGAACTAGCCAAGCAAATTTACCCGCGCATCGAAGCGATCACCGAAGCGGCGCTGGCGTTCAATGATCGCTGTGACAATGGCGACTGTCGGGACACCACCGGCATCAGCACCGAACTGAAACGTCTCGGCCAGTTGCTGCACGAGCGCTTCGAGCTGGAAGACTGCCTGATCGAAGTGCTGCACAACGCCCATCGGCAAAGTGCCTCCACCGCCGTCTGA
- a CDS encoding disulfide bond formation protein B, producing MSLASPRSLFFLAFLGCLALMGGALYLEHVVGLQPCPLCIVQRICVILFGVFCLIAAVHAPGRPGQRVYALLAGLSAVAGAATAGRQVWLQSVPADQLPACLPSLDYMMEALPFQDIVRLVLHGTADCAEVTWTLFGLSIPEWSLLAFAGMILFAFFQLLRRA from the coding sequence ATGTCGCTGGCCAGCCCTCGCTCGCTGTTCTTCCTCGCCTTTCTCGGTTGCCTGGCTCTGATGGGCGGCGCGCTGTATCTCGAGCATGTGGTCGGTCTGCAGCCTTGCCCGCTGTGCATTGTCCAGCGCATCTGCGTCATCCTGTTCGGTGTGTTCTGCCTGATCGCTGCCGTGCATGCGCCGGGGCGCCCGGGCCAGCGCGTCTATGCGCTGCTGGCCGGGCTCAGCGCCGTCGCCGGGGCGGCCACCGCCGGGCGTCAGGTGTGGCTGCAGAGCGTGCCGGCCGATCAGTTGCCAGCGTGCCTGCCGAGCCTCGACTACATGATGGAGGCGCTGCCGTTTCAGGACATCGTACGGCTGGTCCTGCATGGCACCGCCGACTGCGCCGAGGTGACCTGGACGCTGTTCGGCCTGAGCATTCCGGAGTGGAGCCTGCTGGCGTTCGCCGGCATGATTCTGTTCGCGTTCTTCCAATTGCTGCGCCGCGCCTGA
- a CDS encoding heme biosynthesis protein HemY, whose amino-acid sequence MTRTRVRVVLILLVLLAAAALIGVAVREHAGYVLFAYKGFRYESSLWAFLALLAVAWLLLYALRLLFRLLFVSGGVVNPWSRRNRQRRLQLAAEQGFLDLAEGRWARALRHLKRAAEGERQPLIYYLGAARAAQQLGEDAEADALLERALERQPQAELAIALAHAELQQARGQLDAALETLQVMRERHPQHHQVLRQLQQVQQQRGDWSALIALLPELRKHKALPENELATLERQAWSARLAVAGEAGLNGGEAALQPLTQAWQQLPSGQRQDPVLVAAYAEQLRQLGAQEEAEEVLRKALKQHYDVQLVSLYGLVRGSDPARQLQTAEGWLKEHPDDASLLLALGRLCLQNQLWGKAREYFESSLSFARHPQTCAELGRLLVQLGETERSNQLFQEGLALLDQHLPSLPLPAPARV is encoded by the coding sequence ATGACCCGGACTCGCGTGCGCGTGGTGTTGATCCTCCTGGTCCTGCTGGCCGCCGCCGCGCTAATCGGGGTGGCTGTCCGCGAACATGCCGGTTACGTGCTGTTCGCCTACAAGGGCTTTCGCTACGAGTCGAGCCTGTGGGCCTTCCTCGCCCTGCTGGCGGTGGCCTGGCTGCTGCTGTATGCCTTGCGTCTGCTGTTCCGCCTGCTGTTCGTTTCCGGTGGGGTGGTCAATCCGTGGTCGCGGCGCAATCGCCAGCGGCGGCTGCAGCTGGCCGCCGAGCAGGGCTTTCTGGATCTGGCCGAGGGCCGCTGGGCCCGTGCCTTGCGCCATCTCAAGCGCGCCGCCGAAGGCGAGCGCCAGCCGCTGATCTATTACCTCGGTGCGGCCCGCGCGGCGCAGCAGCTCGGCGAGGACGCTGAAGCCGATGCCTTGTTGGAACGCGCGCTGGAGCGCCAACCGCAGGCCGAGCTGGCCATTGCCCTGGCGCATGCCGAGCTGCAGCAGGCGCGCGGCCAGTTGGACGCGGCGCTGGAAACCCTGCAGGTGATGCGCGAGCGCCATCCGCAGCATCATCAGGTGCTGCGCCAGCTGCAGCAGGTGCAGCAACAGCGCGGCGACTGGTCGGCGCTGATCGCCTTGCTTCCGGAATTGCGCAAGCACAAGGCGTTGCCGGAAAACGAGCTGGCCACCCTCGAGCGGCAGGCCTGGAGTGCGCGTCTGGCCGTCGCCGGCGAGGCCGGCCTGAACGGTGGTGAAGCGGCGCTGCAGCCGCTCACTCAGGCCTGGCAGCAGCTGCCAAGCGGCCAGCGTCAGGATCCCGTGCTGGTCGCCGCCTATGCCGAGCAGCTGCGCCAGCTGGGCGCGCAGGAGGAGGCCGAGGAGGTCCTGCGCAAGGCGCTCAAGCAGCACTATGACGTCCAGCTCGTGAGTCTCTACGGGCTGGTGCGCGGCAGCGATCCGGCGCGCCAGTTGCAGACCGCCGAAGGCTGGCTGAAAGAGCATCCAGATGACGCCAGCCTGCTGCTCGCCCTCGGCCGCCTGTGCCTGCAGAACCAGCTGTGGGGCAAGGCGCGGGAGTACTTCGAGAGCAGCCTGAGCTTCGCCCGCCACCCGCAGACCTGCGCCGAGCTGGGACGTCTGCTGGTCCAGCTGGGGGAGACCGAGCGCAGCAATCAACTGTTCCAGGAGGGCCTGGCGCTGCTCGATCAGCACCTGCCGAGTCTGCCATTACCCGCGCCGGCGCGCGTCTGA
- a CDS encoding uroporphyrinogen-III C-methyltransferase, protein MSEEASFPQDDKQRLPGTPAAPARRGNGLALLALLLGAAGAAAAGFGLWQMHNLEARAQQQLGQLEDARSQVQALSQREQGLAAQLTQLPTADELEARRRLLAQLQGDQQQLSKRLETVLGASRQDWRLAEAEHLLRLASLRLSALQDVNSATVLVRGADDILRDQDDPASFAAREQLAKSLLALRSLAELDRTGLFLQLGALRAQAAQLNALAPAFASQGDGDFSLTAEGDGSSRWAQWWDALSRYIRIDFDADQNIRPLLAGQSLTQVRLALTLALEQAQWAALNGQSAVYRQALEQARSVLDTSFNADNPDSQALRARLDELIDRPVAVAMPDLGPALTAVQAYLLRRQAPRQATEPAAPAATVEEAQP, encoded by the coding sequence GTGAGCGAAGAAGCATCCTTTCCCCAAGACGACAAGCAACGGCTTCCGGGAACGCCCGCAGCGCCCGCGCGCCGTGGCAATGGTCTGGCGCTCCTCGCCTTGCTGCTCGGCGCCGCTGGTGCGGCTGCCGCCGGCTTCGGCCTCTGGCAGATGCACAACCTCGAGGCGCGCGCACAGCAGCAGCTCGGCCAACTGGAAGACGCGCGCAGCCAGGTGCAGGCGCTCAGCCAGCGCGAGCAGGGGTTGGCCGCGCAACTGACGCAGCTGCCGACGGCCGATGAGTTGGAAGCGCGCCGGCGCCTGCTCGCCCAGTTGCAAGGCGACCAGCAGCAGCTGAGCAAACGTCTGGAAACCGTGCTCGGCGCCAGCCGCCAGGATTGGCGCCTGGCCGAAGCCGAGCACCTGTTGCGCCTGGCCAGCCTGCGCCTGTCGGCCCTGCAGGACGTCAACAGCGCCACGGTGCTGGTGCGGGGCGCCGATGACATCCTCCGCGATCAGGACGACCCGGCCAGCTTCGCCGCCCGCGAGCAACTGGCCAAGAGCCTGCTGGCCCTGCGCAGCCTGGCCGAACTGGACCGCACCGGCCTGTTCCTCCAGCTCGGTGCCCTGCGCGCCCAGGCGGCGCAGCTCAATGCCCTGGCGCCGGCCTTCGCCAGCCAGGGCGACGGCGACTTCAGCCTGACCGCCGAGGGTGACGGCAGCAGCCGTTGGGCGCAATGGTGGGACGCCTTGTCGCGCTACATCCGCATCGACTTCGATGCCGACCAGAACATCCGCCCGCTGCTTGCCGGGCAGAGCCTGACCCAGGTGCGCCTGGCCTTGACCTTGGCCCTCGAGCAGGCGCAGTGGGCGGCCTTGAACGGTCAGAGCGCGGTGTATCGGCAAGCGCTGGAACAGGCGCGCAGCGTACTGGATACCAGCTTCAACGCCGACAACCCGGACAGCCAGGCCCTGCGTGCGCGCCTCGACGAGTTGATCGACCGGCCGGTGGCGGTCGCGATGCCCGACCTGGGGCCGGCGCTGACCGCCGTGCAGGCGTATCTGCTGCGCCGCCAGGCGCCGCGCCAGGCGACTGAACCGGCGGCGCCGGCGGCCACGGTGGAGGAAGCCCAGCCATGA
- a CDS encoding uroporphyrinogen-III synthase, with the protein MTAWRLLLTRPADECAALAASLAEQGVFSSSLPLLDIQPLAESAEQRATILELDRYCAVIAVSKPAARLGLELLDRYWPQPPAHQAWFSVGAATAQILEDYGLEVSYPAAADDSEALLALPRLQAALAVPAPRVLILRGEGGREFLADCLRGQGVTVDYLPLYRRVLPEYPAQAVAQRVDAERLNGLVVSSGQGFEHLRELAAAAWPELARLPLFVPSPRVAELARAAGAQIVVDCRGASAAALLAALREQPAPAL; encoded by the coding sequence GTGACGGCCTGGCGCCTGCTGCTGACGCGCCCGGCCGACGAGTGCGCGGCGCTGGCCGCCAGCCTGGCCGAGCAGGGTGTGTTCAGCAGCAGCCTGCCGCTGCTCGACATCCAGCCGCTGGCGGAAAGCGCCGAGCAGCGCGCCACCATTCTCGAGCTGGATCGCTACTGCGCGGTGATCGCCGTCAGCAAGCCGGCCGCGCGCCTCGGCCTGGAGCTGCTCGACCGCTACTGGCCGCAGCCGCCGGCGCACCAGGCCTGGTTCAGCGTCGGCGCCGCCACCGCGCAGATCCTCGAAGACTATGGCTTGGAGGTCAGCTATCCCGCCGCTGCCGATGACAGCGAGGCGCTGTTGGCGCTGCCGCGTCTGCAGGCGGCCCTGGCGGTGCCCGCACCGCGGGTGTTGATCCTGCGCGGCGAGGGTGGCCGAGAGTTCCTCGCCGACTGCTTGCGCGGCCAAGGCGTGACGGTCGACTATCTGCCACTGTATCGCCGCGTGCTGCCGGAATACCCCGCGCAGGCCGTGGCGCAGCGGGTCGACGCGGAACGCCTGAACGGTCTGGTGGTCAGCAGTGGGCAGGGCTTCGAGCACCTGCGCGAACTGGCCGCCGCGGCATGGCCCGAGCTGGCGCGGCTACCCTTGTTCGTACCCAGCCCGCGGGTCGCCGAACTGGCGCGCGCGGCCGGGGCCCAGATTGTTGTGGATTGCCGTGGCGCCAGCGCCGCGGCCTTGCTGGCGGCATTGCGGGAACAGCCCGCACCAGCCCTCTGA
- the hemC gene encoding hydroxymethylbilane synthase, whose product MMSRVIRIATRKSALALWQAEYVKARLEQAHPGLRVSLVPMVSRGDKLLDAPLAKIGGKGLFVKELETALLENEADIAVHSMKDVPMDFPAGLGLYCICEREDPRDAFVSNTYASLDELPAGSVVGTSSLRRQAQLLARRPDLRIQFLRGNVNTRLAKLDAGDYDAIILAAAGLIRLGFEARIRSALSVADSLPAGGQGAVGIECRSADSEIHALLAPLHHRDTALRVSAERALNKRLNGGCQVPIACYAELDGEQLWLRGLVGQPDGGLLLRAEAHAPASEAEALGVRVAEDLLAQGAAAILEGVYGEVDHP is encoded by the coding sequence ATCATGTCCCGCGTAATCCGCATCGCCACCCGCAAAAGTGCCCTGGCCCTCTGGCAGGCCGAATACGTCAAAGCCCGTCTCGAGCAGGCCCATCCCGGCCTGCGGGTCAGCCTGGTGCCTATGGTCAGCCGCGGCGACAAGCTGCTCGATGCGCCGTTGGCGAAAATCGGCGGCAAGGGCCTGTTCGTCAAGGAGCTGGAAACCGCGCTGCTGGAGAATGAGGCGGACATCGCCGTGCACTCGATGAAGGACGTGCCGATGGATTTTCCCGCCGGGCTCGGCCTGTACTGCATCTGCGAGCGCGAAGACCCGCGCGATGCCTTCGTCTCCAACACCTACGCCAGCCTCGACGAGCTACCCGCCGGTAGCGTGGTCGGCACTTCCAGCCTGCGCCGCCAGGCCCAACTGCTGGCCCGCCGGCCGGACCTGCGGATCCAGTTCCTGCGCGGCAACGTCAACACCCGCCTGGCCAAGCTGGATGCCGGCGACTACGACGCCATCATCCTCGCCGCCGCCGGGCTGATCCGCCTCGGCTTCGAGGCGCGCATCCGCTCCGCGCTCAGCGTCGCCGACAGCCTGCCGGCCGGTGGCCAGGGCGCGGTGGGCATCGAGTGCCGCAGCGCCGACAGTGAGATCCACGCCCTCCTGGCGCCGCTGCATCACCGCGATACCGCGCTGCGGGTGAGCGCCGAGCGCGCCCTGAACAAGCGTCTGAATGGCGGCTGCCAAGTGCCAATCGCCTGCTATGCCGAGCTGGACGGCGAGCAGCTGTGGCTGCGCGGCCTGGTCGGTCAGCCGGATGGCGGCCTGCTGCTGCGCGCCGAGGCGCATGCCCCGGCGAGCGAGGCCGAAGCACTCGGTGTGCGCGTCGCCGAGGATCTGCTGGCGCAGGGCGCCGCCGCCATTCTCGAGGGGGTCTACGGCGAGGTCGACCACCCGTGA
- a CDS encoding LytR/AlgR family response regulator transcription factor, whose translation MNVLIADDEPLARERLSRMVGELEGYRVLEPGASNGEEALTLIDSLKPDVVLLDIRMPGLDGLQVAAKLCEREAPPAVIFCTAHDEFALEAFQVSAVGYLVKPVRAENLAEALKKAERPNRVQLAALTRPAAETGQGPRSHISARTRKGIELVPLDQVLYFIADHKYVTLRHEGGEVLLDEPLKALEDEFGDRFVRIHRNALVARERIERLQRTPLGHFQLYLKGFNGDALIVSRRHVAGVRKLMQNL comes from the coding sequence ATGAATGTCCTGATTGCCGATGACGAACCATTAGCCCGCGAGCGCCTCAGCCGCATGGTCGGCGAACTCGAGGGTTACCGCGTCCTGGAGCCTGGCGCCAGCAATGGCGAAGAGGCGTTGACGCTGATCGACAGCCTGAAGCCGGATGTCGTTCTGTTGGACATCCGCATGCCCGGCCTGGATGGCCTGCAAGTCGCGGCCAAGTTGTGTGAGCGCGAAGCGCCGCCGGCGGTGATTTTCTGCACCGCCCATGATGAGTTCGCCCTCGAAGCCTTCCAGGTCAGCGCGGTCGGCTATCTGGTCAAACCGGTGCGCGCGGAAAATCTGGCCGAGGCGTTGAAAAAAGCCGAACGGCCGAACCGCGTGCAGCTGGCGGCGCTGACCCGGCCGGCGGCGGAAACCGGTCAAGGCCCGCGCAGCCATATCAGCGCGCGTACACGCAAAGGCATCGAGTTGGTGCCGCTGGATCAGGTGCTCTATTTCATCGCCGACCACAAGTACGTGACCCTGCGCCACGAGGGCGGCGAGGTGCTGCTGGACGAGCCGCTGAAGGCGCTGGAGGACGAGTTCGGCGACCGCTTCGTGCGCATCCACCGCAACGCGCTGGTCGCCCGCGAGCGTATCGAGCGCTTGCAGCGCACACCGCTCGGGCATTTCCAGCTGTACCTCAAGGGCTTCAATGGCGATGCGCTGATCGTCAGTCGCCGGCATGTCGCCGGCGTGCGCAAGCTGATGCAGAATCTCTAG
- a CDS encoding sensor histidine kinase translates to MRIDPTPNQNTAAPNDDFFLPELCLPEALLVLVLLAELLVLALVLAEPMQPGFNWVRLALTSLFVQWNVLLSAALLCRLRPLLSRLRAGHAGLLCCLIVLLLALGCTAVADYYDLGGPLPGSGELNLYLRHGLISLIMSALLLRYFYLQSQWRRQQQAELRARIESLQARIRPHFLFNSLNSIASLVVVDPHKAEQAVLDLSDLFRASLAKPGSLVPWSEELALSQRYLSIEQYRLGERLQLEWQVEGVPADLPIPQLTLQPLLENALIYGIQPRIEGGLVRVEAEYTEGVFLLCVSNPYDEGGSRQPSRGTQQALVNIDARLAALFGPRASLSVDRRDGRHFTCLRYPCARLTQEARAL, encoded by the coding sequence ATGCGAATCGACCCGACCCCAAACCAAAACACCGCGGCGCCCAACGACGACTTCTTCCTGCCCGAGCTGTGCCTGCCCGAGGCACTGCTGGTGCTGGTGTTGCTCGCCGAGCTGCTGGTGCTGGCACTGGTGCTGGCCGAACCGATGCAGCCGGGCTTCAACTGGGTGCGCCTGGCCCTGACTTCGCTGTTCGTGCAGTGGAACGTGCTGCTTTCGGCCGCCCTGCTGTGTCGCCTGCGCCCGTTGCTGTCGCGCCTGCGTGCGGGTCATGCCGGCTTGCTGTGCTGCCTGATCGTGCTGCTGCTGGCGCTCGGCTGCACCGCCGTCGCCGACTACTACGATCTCGGCGGTCCACTGCCGGGCAGTGGCGAACTCAACCTGTACCTGCGCCACGGCCTGATCAGCCTGATCATGTCGGCGCTGCTGCTACGCTACTTCTATCTGCAGAGCCAATGGCGCCGCCAGCAACAGGCCGAACTGCGGGCGCGCATCGAGTCGCTGCAGGCGCGGATTCGCCCGCACTTCCTGTTCAACAGCCTGAACAGCATCGCCAGTCTGGTGGTGGTCGATCCGCACAAGGCCGAGCAGGCGGTACTGGATCTGTCCGATCTGTTTCGCGCCAGCCTGGCCAAACCGGGCAGCCTGGTGCCCTGGAGCGAGGAGCTGGCGCTGAGCCAGCGCTACCTGTCGATCGAGCAGTATCGGCTGGGCGAGCGGCTACAGTTGGAGTGGCAGGTCGAGGGCGTGCCCGCGGACCTGCCGATTCCGCAGCTGACGCTGCAGCCGTTGCTGGAGAATGCCTTGATCTATGGCATTCAGCCGCGCATCGAGGGCGGTCTGGTGCGGGTCGAGGCCGAATATACGGAGGGGGTGTTTCTGCTCTGCGTCAGCAACCCCTATGACGAAGGCGGCAGTCGTCAACCGTCGCGTGGTACGCAGCAGGCGCTGGTGAATATTGACGCGCGCCTCGCGGCACTTTTCGGGCCGCGCGCGAGTCTGAGCGTGGATCGCCGTGACGGGCGCCACTTCACCTGTCTACGCTATCCTTGTGCGAGACTCACGCAGGAAGCCAGAGCACTATGA
- the argH gene encoding argininosuccinate lyase gives MSSEKTNQSWGGRFSEPVDAFVARFTASVDFDQRLYRHDIMGSIAHATMLAKVGVLTTDERDAIEAGLKLIQSEIETGTFGWRVDLEDVHMNIEARLTDRIGVTGKKLHTGRSRNDQVATDIRLWLRDEIDLILAEISRLQQGLLEQAEREAETIMPGFTHLQTAQPVTFGHHLLAWFEMLSRDYERLVDCRKRVNRMPLGSAALAGTTYPIQREITAQLLGFDAVGGNSLDGVSDRDFAIEFCAAAALAMMHLSRFSEELVLWTSAQFQFIDLPDRFCTGSSIMPQKKNPDVPELVRGKSGRVFGALMGLLTLMKGQPLAYNKDNQEDKEPLFDAADTLRDSLRAFADMIPALKPKRDVMREAARRGFSTATDLADYLVRKGLPFRDCHEIVGHAVKYGVDSGKDLAEMSLAELRQFSDQIGDDVFAVLTLEGSVNARDHIGGTAPNQVRAAVARGKALLASR, from the coding sequence ATGAGCAGCGAAAAAACCAACCAGTCCTGGGGCGGCCGCTTCAGCGAACCCGTCGACGCCTTCGTCGCCCGCTTCACCGCCTCCGTCGATTTCGACCAGCGCCTGTACCGCCACGACATCATGGGCTCGATCGCCCACGCGACCATGCTGGCCAAGGTCGGCGTACTCACCACCGATGAGCGCGACGCCATCGAGGCCGGGCTGAAGCTGATCCAGAGCGAGATCGAGACCGGCACCTTCGGCTGGCGCGTCGACCTGGAAGACGTGCACATGAACATCGAGGCACGCCTGACCGACCGCATCGGCGTCACCGGCAAGAAGCTGCACACCGGCCGCTCGCGCAACGACCAGGTGGCCACCGACATCCGCCTGTGGCTGCGCGACGAGATCGACCTGATCCTCGCCGAAATCAGCCGCCTGCAGCAGGGCCTGCTGGAGCAGGCCGAGCGTGAAGCCGAGACCATCATGCCCGGCTTCACCCACCTGCAGACCGCCCAGCCGGTGACCTTTGGCCATCACCTGCTGGCCTGGTTCGAAATGCTCAGCCGCGATTACGAGCGCCTGGTCGACTGCCGCAAGCGGGTCAACCGCATGCCGCTCGGCTCGGCGGCCCTGGCCGGCACCACCTACCCGATCCAGCGCGAGATCACCGCGCAGCTGCTCGGCTTCGACGCGGTCGGCGGCAACTCGCTGGACGGCGTGTCCGATCGCGACTTCGCCATCGAGTTCTGCGCTGCCGCCGCGCTGGCGATGATGCACCTGTCGCGCTTCTCCGAAGAGCTGGTGCTGTGGACATCCGCGCAGTTCCAGTTCATCGACCTGCCGGATCGCTTCTGCACCGGCTCCTCGATCATGCCGCAGAAGAAGAACCCCGACGTGCCGGAGCTGGTGCGCGGCAAGAGCGGCCGGGTGTTCGGCGCGCTGATGGGCCTGCTGACCCTGATGAAGGGCCAGCCGCTGGCCTACAACAAGGACAACCAGGAAGACAAGGAACCGCTGTTCGACGCCGCCGACACCCTGCGCGATTCGCTGCGCGCCTTCGCCGACATGATCCCGGCGCTCAAGCCCAAGCGCGACGTGATGCGCGAAGCGGCGCGTCGCGGTTTCTCCACCGCCACCGACCTGGCCGACTATCTGGTGCGCAAGGGCCTGCCGTTTCGCGATTGCCACGAGATCGTCGGCCACGCGGTGAAATACGGCGTCGACAGCGGCAAAGACCTGGCCGAGATGAGCCTCGCCGAGCTGCGCCAGTTCAGCGACCAGATCGGCGACGACGTGTTCGCCGTGCTGACCCTGGAAGGCTCGGTCAACGCCCGCGACCATATCGGCGGCACCGCGCCGAATCAGGTGCGTGCGGCGGTGGCACGCGGCAAGGCACTGTTGGCTAGCCGCTGA
- a CDS encoding GNAT family N-acetyltransferase translates to MSLHIRPATPADAALILRFITDLAIYEKAEHEVQTDVAGIRASLFASGSTSHALICEQDGQPIGYAVYFFNYSTWLGKHGLYLEDLYIRPEARGLGAGKALLRHLAQLAVARGCGRFEWSVLDWNAPAIQFYQAIGARPQDEWVLYRLTGDALTRFASGQD, encoded by the coding sequence ATGAGCCTGCATATCCGCCCCGCCACCCCTGCAGACGCCGCGCTGATCCTGCGCTTCATCACCGATCTGGCCATCTACGAGAAGGCCGAGCACGAGGTGCAGACCGACGTCGCCGGCATCCGGGCCAGCCTGTTCGCCAGCGGCTCCACCAGCCATGCGCTGATCTGCGAGCAGGACGGCCAGCCGATCGGCTACGCGGTGTACTTCTTCAATTACTCGACCTGGCTGGGCAAGCACGGCCTGTATCTGGAAGACCTCTACATCCGCCCCGAGGCACGCGGCCTGGGTGCCGGCAAGGCGCTGCTGCGGCACCTGGCACAGCTTGCGGTGGCGCGCGGCTGCGGCCGCTTCGAATGGTCGGTGCTGGACTGGAACGCGCCGGCCATCCAGTTCTATCAAGCCATCGGCGCCCGCCCGCAGGACGAGTGGGTGCTCTACCGTCTGACCGGCGACGCGCTCACCCGCTTCGCCAGCGGACAGGATTAA
- a CDS encoding TIGR02647 family protein, whose protein sequence is MAFTPELIAELEILALYNLDNTQEGIKVHNNANPKAQGAISRLYRKGLVNQPDGGYLTSLGLDAAEHAQVLLTILSAEPAHSS, encoded by the coding sequence ATGGCCTTTACCCCTGAGCTGATTGCCGAACTGGAAATCCTCGCGCTGTACAACCTGGACAACACCCAAGAAGGCATCAAGGTCCACAACAACGCCAATCCCAAGGCCCAAGGCGCCATCAGCCGCCTGTACCGCAAGGGCCTGGTCAACCAGCCCGATGGCGGCTATCTGACCAGTCTCGGCCTGGACGCCGCCGAGCATGCCCAGGTGCTGCTGACCATCCTCAGCGCCGAGCCCGCGCACTCAAGCTAA